The proteins below are encoded in one region of Bosea sp. BIWAKO-01:
- a CDS encoding metallophosphoesterase, with translation MRIGVIADIHGNLLALEAVLDQLQRAAPDIIVNLGDCASGPLWPAETVARLKGAGMLHVRGNHDRALGAASPDGLGRSDRFAWERLDAADRAWLSTLPAEHFAAGAHCVHASPGDDEAYLMEAVAGGRLLPDTAAAVEARLAGTTAPLLLCGHSHLPRVLRLSNGMVVVNPGSVGNPAYEDETPPAHISESGSPHARFALVTIADTITVEHHAIAYDWEAASAQARRNGRDDWAHALSTGSVRP, from the coding sequence ATGCGCATCGGCGTCATCGCGGACATACACGGCAATCTGCTGGCCCTCGAGGCGGTGCTGGACCAGCTTCAGCGCGCCGCACCCGATATCATCGTCAATCTCGGCGACTGCGCGTCCGGCCCGTTATGGCCGGCGGAAACGGTCGCGCGTCTCAAGGGTGCCGGGATGCTTCATGTCCGCGGCAACCATGACCGTGCCCTAGGCGCAGCCTCGCCCGACGGGCTCGGTCGCTCCGACCGCTTCGCCTGGGAGAGGCTCGACGCCGCCGATCGCGCCTGGTTGTCGACGCTGCCGGCAGAACATTTCGCCGCCGGCGCGCACTGCGTCCATGCCTCGCCCGGCGACGATGAAGCCTATCTGATGGAAGCCGTCGCGGGTGGCCGCCTCCTTCCCGACACGGCCGCCGCCGTCGAGGCGCGGCTGGCCGGCACAACGGCGCCGCTCCTGCTTTGCGGACACAGCCACCTGCCGCGGGTCCTGCGGCTGTCCAATGGGATGGTCGTCGTCAACCCCGGCAGTGTCGGGAACCCCGCCTATGAGGACGAGACACCGCCCGCCCATATCAGCGAGAGCGGAAGCCCGCATGCCCGCTTCGCGCTGGTGACGATCGCGGACACGATCACGGTCGAACATCACGCCATCGCCTATGACTGGGAGGCAGCCTCGGCCCAGGCCCGGCGGAATGGGCGCGACGACTGGGCCCATGCCCTGTCGACGGGCAGCGTGCGCCCGTGA
- a CDS encoding EamA family transporter, with protein MSLAIFLTVLAAAAMHAGWNAFVKVKLDPLHAMAMISLASAVFALPALIVTGWPRPEAWPWLIASLILHLGYYVGLSGAYRRADMSQIYPMARGGAPLLTAAVAMTVFGEHLALPQLAAIGLLGTGIMLISILGRRRGAAFDPGALGFAALTAVMISGYTLVDGLGARAAGDPHAYSAALFVINGTPLIAYIALRGGRDALTAMRPFWLQGAAGGIMSLGAYWIAIWAMTVAPIPLVAAVRESSVLFAAVIAYVWLKEPLQASRLIGCGFIVAALALMRLA; from the coding sequence GTGAGCCTCGCGATCTTCCTCACCGTGCTCGCAGCAGCGGCGATGCATGCGGGCTGGAACGCCTTCGTCAAGGTGAAGCTCGATCCGCTTCACGCCATGGCGATGATTTCGCTCGCATCCGCGGTTTTCGCCCTCCCCGCGCTCATCGTCACGGGCTGGCCGAGGCCCGAGGCCTGGCCCTGGCTCATCGCCTCGCTGATCCTGCACCTCGGCTATTATGTCGGCCTGTCCGGAGCCTATCGTCGTGCCGATATGAGCCAGATCTATCCGATGGCGCGCGGCGGGGCGCCGCTCCTGACCGCGGCGGTCGCCATGACCGTCTTCGGCGAGCACCTCGCCCTGCCACAGCTCGCCGCCATCGGCCTGCTCGGCACCGGCATCATGCTGATCTCGATCCTCGGACGCCGGCGCGGCGCTGCCTTCGATCCCGGTGCGCTCGGATTTGCAGCGCTGACCGCCGTCATGATCAGCGGCTACACCCTGGTCGACGGGCTCGGCGCACGGGCCGCCGGGGACCCTCATGCCTATTCGGCGGCGCTCTTCGTGATCAATGGCACGCCGCTGATCGCGTATATCGCCTTGCGCGGTGGACGGGACGCGCTGACCGCGATGCGGCCGTTCTGGCTGCAGGGCGCGGCCGGCGGCATCATGTCGCTCGGCGCCTACTGGATCGCGATCTGGGCGATGACGGTCGCGCCGATTCCGCTCGTCGCGGCCGTGCGCGAGAGCTCCGTGCTGTTTGCCGCCGTGATCGCCTATGTCTGGCTGAAGGAGCCGCTGCAGGCCTCGCGCCTGATCGGCTGCGGCTTCATCGTCGCTGCACTCGCGCTGATGCGGCTCGCCTGA
- a CDS encoding LysR substrate-binding domain-containing protein encodes MAISYSGLSAFHAVAEAESFTGAAKARHVSQPTLSAQVRSLEDAYGVRLFDRVGRKTKLTPLGQSLFVITARLFSAQDEAQSLLAGSRTLQRGHLRIAADSATHVMAALARMRESYPGLTFSLTIGNSSEVVDQLMDFAADVAITARQSSDPRLHTVKLRADRLVAFIASEHRLAQHDSIPIEAFAGQDIVLRERGSITRETFETRLSEAGIKPANLLEVQSREAVREAVAAGFGIGVIFEAEFRPDPALKRLVITGADFAVGEYAACRAERRRIPLVRGFFETVQGLVEAEVAIAR; translated from the coding sequence ATGGCAATCAGCTATTCCGGGTTGTCGGCGTTCCACGCGGTGGCGGAGGCCGAGAGCTTCACCGGTGCGGCCAAGGCGCGCCATGTCAGCCAGCCGACGCTCTCGGCGCAGGTCCGCTCGCTCGAGGACGCCTATGGCGTGCGCCTATTCGATCGTGTCGGCCGAAAGACGAAACTCACCCCGCTGGGCCAGAGCCTCTTCGTCATCACGGCCCGGCTGTTTTCCGCCCAGGACGAAGCGCAATCGCTGCTTGCCGGCAGCCGGACGCTGCAGCGCGGCCATCTGCGCATCGCCGCCGACAGCGCCACCCATGTCATGGCCGCGCTCGCCCGGATGCGCGAAAGCTATCCCGGCCTGACATTCTCGCTGACGATCGGAAATTCCTCCGAAGTCGTCGACCAGCTCATGGATTTTGCCGCCGATGTGGCGATCACCGCGCGGCAGAGCTCGGATCCGCGCCTCCATACGGTGAAGCTGCGCGCGGACCGACTGGTTGCCTTTATCGCAAGCGAACACCGCCTGGCGCAGCATGACAGCATCCCGATCGAGGCCTTCGCGGGCCAGGACATCGTCTTGAGGGAACGCGGCTCGATCACGCGCGAGACCTTCGAGACCCGCCTGTCCGAGGCCGGAATCAAGCCGGCGAACCTGCTCGAGGTCCAGTCGCGCGAGGCGGTGCGCGAGGCCGTCGCCGCCGGCTTCGGCATCGGGGTGATCTTCGAGGCGGAGTTTCGGCCCGATCCCGCGCTGAAGCGGCTGGTGATCACCGGCGCCGATTTCGCGGTCGGCGAATATGCGGCCTGCCGGGCCGAGCGCCGGCGCATTCCGCTGGTGCGCGGCTTCTTCGAGACGGTCCAGGGCCTCGTCGAGGCCGAAGTCGCGATCGCGCGCTGA
- a CDS encoding 2-aminoethylphosphonate--pyruvate transaminase codes for MAQARRPAVSETGDPLLLTPGPLTTSKAIKEAMVHDWGSRDATFVGINKAVMDELPKVIHGEGGFVTVPMQGSGTFAVEAMLTSFVPRGGKALILINGAYGQRAKRILEIAGRDVVIHETAEDMPPDLAEVDRMLVADAAISHVFVVHCETTSGIRNPIEAVAALVKRHGRRLLIDSMSAFGALPLDSREVYFDAVAASSNKCIQGVPGLGFVIARRSALAETKGNATTLVLDLHDQHAAFERTGQYRFTPPIHVIVAFHAALQEFWTEGGVAGRGERYADNARILIEGMQELGFRTLLPAHQQAPIIVTFHMPQDKNFVFQRFYDTLKDAGYVIYPGKLTVADSFRIGCIGALGAQDMKAFVATVSDVLDEMGVGLKSAA; via the coding sequence ATGGCCCAAGCCCGCCGCCCCGCCGTTTCCGAGACCGGTGATCCCCTCCTCCTGACGCCCGGACCGCTGACGACCAGCAAGGCGATCAAGGAAGCCATGGTGCATGATTGGGGCTCCCGGGACGCCACCTTCGTCGGCATCAACAAGGCCGTGATGGACGAGCTGCCGAAGGTCATCCATGGCGAGGGCGGCTTCGTCACCGTGCCGATGCAGGGCTCGGGCACCTTCGCGGTCGAAGCCATGCTGACGAGCTTCGTGCCGCGCGGCGGCAAGGCGCTGATCCTGATCAACGGCGCCTATGGCCAGCGCGCCAAGCGCATCCTCGAGATCGCCGGTCGCGATGTCGTCATCCACGAGACGGCCGAGGACATGCCGCCCGACCTCGCCGAGGTCGACCGCATGCTCGTCGCCGATGCGGCGATCAGCCATGTCTTCGTCGTCCATTGCGAAACGACCAGCGGCATCCGCAACCCGATCGAGGCCGTGGCCGCGCTGGTCAAGCGCCATGGCAGGCGCCTGCTGATCGACTCGATGAGCGCCTTCGGGGCGCTGCCGCTCGACAGCCGCGAGGTCTATTTCGACGCGGTCGCCGCCTCTTCGAACAAGTGCATCCAGGGCGTGCCCGGCCTCGGCTTCGTCATCGCCCGCCGCAGCGCGCTCGCGGAGACGAAGGGCAATGCCACCACGCTGGTGCTCGATCTCCACGATCAGCACGCCGCCTTCGAGCGTACCGGGCAGTACCGCTTCACCCCGCCGATCCATGTCATCGTCGCCTTCCATGCGGCGCTGCAGGAATTCTGGACGGAAGGCGGCGTCGCCGGACGTGGCGAGCGCTATGCCGACAATGCGCGCATCCTGATCGAGGGCATGCAGGAACTCGGCTTCCGGACGCTGCTGCCGGCGCACCAACAGGCGCCGATCATCGTCACCTTCCACATGCCGCAGGACAAGAACTTCGTCTTCCAGCGCTTCTACGACACGCTGAAGGACGCCGGCTACGTGATCTATCCGGGCAAGCTGACCGTCGCCGACAGCTTCCGTATCGGCTGCATCGGCGCGCTTGGGGCGCAGGACATGAAGGCCTTCGTCGCCACGGTCTCGGACGTGCTTGACGAGATGGGCGTCGGCCTGAAGTCGGCGGCGTGA
- the phnA gene encoding phosphonoacetate hydrolase, producing the protein MNMHSKVGSDVVANGRAYARPQRATVVICMDGSEPAYIEAASAKGLTPNLDRIMRAGTSTHAYSVIPSFTNPNNLSIITGRPPAVHGIAGNFFYDREAKEEVMMNDARFLRAPTILAEFQKAGFKVAMVTAKDKLRTLLGKGLDFTSGTAIAFSSEKADKANNPENGIDQVLDFVGMPVPSVYSADLSEFVFAAGVKLLESFKPDLMYLSTTDYVQHKAAPGSEMADAFYAMFDGYVGRLDALGCTLVITADHGMNDKHLQNGKPDVVYLQTLMDEWYGRGTMRVILPITDPYVVHHGALGSFATVYLPEGADQTEVAARISGIEGIALAVTSAEACERFELPADRIGDVVVVSTRSKVIGTSPDRHDLSGLTEPLRSHGGITEQRVPMIANRPISVPEGHTLRNFDVFDVALNLVS; encoded by the coding sequence ATGAACATGCATTCAAAGGTCGGGTCGGATGTCGTGGCGAACGGGCGGGCCTATGCCCGGCCGCAGCGTGCGACGGTCGTGATCTGCATGGACGGCTCGGAGCCGGCCTATATCGAGGCCGCCAGCGCCAAGGGCCTGACCCCGAACCTCGACCGGATCATGCGGGCCGGCACCAGCACGCATGCCTATTCGGTGATCCCGAGCTTCACCAACCCGAACAATCTCTCGATCATCACCGGCCGCCCGCCGGCGGTCCATGGCATCGCCGGCAACTTCTTCTACGACCGCGAGGCCAAGGAAGAGGTGATGATGAACGATGCCCGTTTCCTGCGGGCGCCGACCATCCTGGCCGAGTTCCAGAAGGCCGGCTTCAAGGTCGCGATGGTGACGGCCAAGGACAAGCTGCGCACCCTGCTCGGCAAGGGGCTCGATTTCACCAGCGGCACGGCGATCGCCTTCTCCTCGGAAAAGGCCGACAAGGCCAACAACCCTGAGAACGGCATCGATCAGGTGCTCGACTTCGTCGGCATGCCGGTCCCGTCGGTCTATTCGGCGGATCTCTCCGAGTTCGTCTTCGCGGCCGGCGTCAAGCTGCTGGAGAGCTTCAAGCCGGACCTGATGTATCTCTCGACGACCGACTATGTGCAGCACAAGGCGGCGCCGGGCTCCGAGATGGCGGACGCGTTCTACGCCATGTTCGACGGCTATGTCGGCAGGCTCGATGCGCTCGGCTGCACGCTCGTCATCACCGCCGACCACGGCATGAACGACAAGCACCTGCAAAATGGCAAGCCGGACGTGGTCTATCTGCAAACGCTGATGGACGAATGGTATGGCCGGGGCACGATGCGCGTGATCCTGCCGATCACCGATCCTTACGTCGTCCATCACGGCGCGCTCGGCTCCTTCGCCACAGTCTACCTGCCCGAGGGCGCAGATCAGACCGAGGTCGCGGCCCGCATCTCCGGCATCGAAGGCATCGCACTCGCGGTCACCTCGGCCGAAGCCTGCGAGCGGTTCGAGCTGCCCGCCGACCGGATCGGCGACGTGGTCGTGGTCTCGACCCGCTCGAAGGTGATCGGCACCTCGCCGGATCGGCACGATCTCTCGGGGCTGACCGAGCCGCTGCGCTCGCATGGCGGCATCACCGAGCAGCGCGTGCCGATGATCGCCAACCGGCCGATCTCCGTGCCGGAGGGGCACACGCTCCGCAATTTCGACGTCTTCGACGTCGCCCTCAATCTGGTGAGCTGA
- the phnY gene encoding phosphonoacetaldehyde dehydrogenase, whose amino-acid sequence MNANVNPPVRRETMRIAGKLVSTDDMVEVRNPYDNSVVGLVPAARPEHVREAFAKARAFKPTLTRYERQQILQKTAELLRDRKDQFARLITAEAGLCWKDSLYEASRAYDVWSFAAQLTIKDDGEMFSCDISPNGKARKIFTTRQPLLGVISAITPFNHPLNMVSHKLAPAIATNNRLVLKPTELTPLTALALADVLYEAGLPPEMLSVVTGNPSTMGDAMITDPDADLVTFTGSVRVGKHIAATAGYKRIVLELGGNDPLIVMEDADLDKAAELAVAGATKNSGQRCTAVKRILVVESVADAFAKLVVEKAKKLKCGNPMDPATDVGTVINARSAALFQARVDDAVTQGAEVLYGQRAEGALFHPTVVDRIPHTCELVHEETFGPVIPIIRVPNDIAEVIAISNSTAYGLSSGVCTNRFDYIQRFVAELEVGTVNLWEVPGYRIEMSPFGGIKDSGLGYKEGVVEAMKSFTNVKTWSLPWTA is encoded by the coding sequence ATGAACGCGAATGTGAATCCGCCCGTGCGCCGCGAGACGATGCGGATCGCCGGCAAGCTCGTCTCGACCGACGACATGGTCGAGGTCCGCAACCCCTATGACAATTCCGTCGTCGGCCTCGTCCCGGCGGCCCGGCCCGAGCATGTCCGCGAGGCCTTCGCCAAGGCGCGCGCCTTCAAGCCGACGCTGACCCGCTATGAGCGCCAGCAGATCCTGCAGAAGACGGCCGAGCTGCTGCGCGACCGCAAGGACCAGTTCGCCCGGCTGATCACGGCCGAAGCCGGGCTGTGCTGGAAGGATTCGCTCTACGAGGCGAGCCGGGCCTATGACGTATGGTCCTTTGCGGCCCAGCTCACCATCAAGGATGATGGCGAGATGTTCTCCTGCGACATCTCGCCGAACGGCAAGGCGCGCAAGATCTTCACGACGCGCCAGCCCCTGCTCGGCGTGATCTCGGCGATCACGCCGTTCAACCATCCGCTCAACATGGTCAGCCACAAGCTGGCGCCGGCGATCGCCACCAATAACCGGCTGGTGCTGAAGCCGACCGAGCTGACGCCGCTGACCGCGCTGGCGCTCGCCGACGTGCTCTACGAGGCCGGGCTGCCGCCCGAGATGCTCTCGGTCGTCACCGGCAACCCCTCGACCATGGGCGATGCGATGATCACCGATCCCGATGCCGATCTGGTGACCTTCACCGGCTCGGTCCGCGTCGGCAAGCACATCGCCGCCACCGCCGGCTACAAGCGCATCGTCCTCGAACTCGGCGGCAACGACCCGCTGATCGTCATGGAGGATGCCGATCTCGACAAGGCGGCCGAGCTCGCGGTTGCCGGCGCGACCAAGAATTCCGGGCAGCGCTGCACCGCGGTCAAGCGCATCCTGGTGGTCGAGAGCGTCGCCGACGCCTTCGCCAAGCTGGTCGTCGAGAAGGCGAAAAAGCTGAAATGCGGCAACCCGATGGATCCGGCAACCGATGTCGGCACCGTCATCAACGCCCGCTCGGCCGCGCTCTTCCAGGCGCGCGTCGACGACGCCGTCACGCAAGGCGCCGAGGTGCTCTACGGCCAGCGGGCCGAGGGCGCGCTGTTCCACCCGACCGTGGTCGACCGCATCCCCCATACCTGCGAGCTGGTGCATGAGGAAACCTTCGGCCCGGTGATCCCGATCATCCGCGTGCCCAACGACATCGCCGAGGTGATCGCGATCTCGAACTCGACCGCCTATGGCCTGTCCTCGGGCGTCTGCACCAACCGCTTCGACTATATCCAGCGCTTCGTCGCCGAGCTCGAGGTCGGCACCGTCAACCTCTGGGAGGTTCCCGGCTACCGCATCGAGATGTCGCCCTTCGGCGGCATCAAGGATTCAGGCCTCGGCTACAAGGAGGGCGTCGTCGAAGCCATGAAGAGCTTCACAAACGTCAAGACATGGTCCCTGCCCTGGACCGCATGA
- a CDS encoding putative 2-aminoethylphosphonate ABC transporter substrate-binding protein — MKNWLASCVIGAFALALPGVAQAQKTKVTIYTALENDQLGPFKASIEKAVPDAEVVWVRDSTGVITARFLAEKDNPRADMVIGLAASSLLMFEKAGLLETYKPAGADALKPVFRDTNGPYTWTGMDAYLGVVCYNTAEAKGVPVPSSWKDLLNPAFKGKIVMPHPASSGTGYLMVAGWLQSMGEAEGWKFMDGLHENIGAYLHSGSAPCVQAARGERTIGLALDMRGASEKTKGAPIEVVIPKEGVGWEMEASAIVKGSKNLAVSKKIADWSTTKEANELYSKTYAIVAAPGVENKPTNYPANAEAGMIKNDLAWMADNRERVLAEWSKRYESKSAPKN; from the coding sequence ATGAAGAACTGGCTTGCTTCCTGCGTCATCGGAGCATTCGCGCTCGCGCTACCTGGTGTCGCCCAGGCGCAGAAGACGAAGGTAACGATCTACACCGCTCTCGAGAACGACCAGCTCGGACCGTTCAAGGCCTCGATCGAGAAGGCCGTGCCGGATGCCGAGGTGGTCTGGGTCCGCGACTCCACCGGCGTCATCACCGCCCGCTTCCTCGCCGAAAAGGACAATCCGCGCGCGGATATGGTGATCGGGCTCGCGGCGTCCAGCCTGCTGATGTTCGAGAAGGCCGGGCTGCTGGAAACCTACAAGCCGGCCGGCGCCGATGCGCTGAAGCCGGTGTTCCGGGATACCAACGGCCCCTATACCTGGACCGGCATGGACGCCTATCTCGGCGTCGTCTGCTACAATACCGCCGAGGCGAAGGGCGTGCCCGTGCCGTCCTCGTGGAAGGACCTGCTCAACCCGGCTTTCAAGGGCAAGATCGTGATGCCCCATCCCGCCTCCTCCGGCACCGGCTATCTGATGGTCGCCGGCTGGCTGCAGAGCATGGGCGAGGCCGAAGGCTGGAAGTTCATGGACGGGCTGCACGAGAATATCGGCGCCTATCTCCATTCGGGCTCGGCGCCCTGCGTGCAGGCAGCCCGCGGCGAGCGCACCATTGGCCTCGCGCTCGACATGCGCGGCGCCTCCGAGAAAACCAAGGGCGCGCCGATCGAGGTCGTGATCCCGAAGGAGGGCGTGGGCTGGGAAATGGAAGCCAGCGCCATCGTCAAGGGTAGCAAGAACCTCGCCGTCTCCAAGAAGATCGCCGACTGGTCGACGACCAAGGAGGCGAACGAGCTTTACTCGAAGACCTATGCCATCGTGGCTGCACCGGGCGTCGAGAACAAGCCGACCAACTATCCCGCCAATGCAGAGGCGGGGATGATCAAGAACGACCTGGCCTGGATGGCCGACAACCGCGAGCGCGTGCTCGCCGAATGGTCGAAGCGCTACGAGTCCAAGTCAGCGCCGAAGAACTGA
- a CDS encoding putative 2-aminoethylphosphonate ABC transporter ATP-binding protein, with amino-acid sequence MSTTSPPFLSIRDLAKNYGAFRALHDIDLDIRRGEFVCFLGPSGCGKTTLLRAIAGLDQQDGGTILMGGRDVSRASPSERDFGIVFQSYALFPNLTVTDNIGYGLVNRRRSSTEIARRVEELLTLVGLPEQGKKYPVQLSGGQQQRVALARALATSPELLLLDEPLSALDAKVRVRLRDEMRSLQQRLGVTTIMVTHDQEEALAMADRIVVMRDGEVEQVGTPEEIYRRPATPFVADFVGHMTFMDAIVTGPGRVRVDELDLLVANAAPFAVGTPVRLAMRPEEVRTRSIGEDTPNRFEARIGDLSFLGSYCRAHLEPTSSRSTRIAADFSANAMRDLGITTGQVRAVAFPPEALHVFAGGAR; translated from the coding sequence ATGTCCACGACTTCGCCTCCATTCCTCTCGATCCGCGATCTCGCCAAGAATTACGGCGCGTTCCGGGCGCTGCACGATATCGATCTCGACATCCGCCGCGGCGAGTTCGTCTGCTTTCTCGGACCGTCCGGCTGCGGCAAGACGACATTGCTGCGGGCCATCGCCGGCCTCGACCAGCAGGATGGCGGCACCATCCTGATGGGCGGGCGCGACGTGTCGCGGGCCAGCCCGTCGGAGCGTGATTTCGGCATCGTCTTCCAGTCCTACGCGCTCTTCCCCAATCTCACCGTCACCGACAATATCGGCTACGGCCTCGTCAACCGCCGTCGCTCGTCGACCGAGATCGCCCGCCGCGTCGAGGAGCTGCTGACGCTCGTCGGCCTGCCCGAGCAGGGCAAGAAATACCCGGTCCAGCTTTCGGGCGGGCAGCAGCAGCGCGTGGCGCTGGCGCGCGCGCTTGCCACCTCGCCGGAGCTGCTGCTGCTCGACGAACCGCTTTCGGCCCTCGACGCCAAGGTCCGGGTGCGCCTGCGCGACGAAATGCGCTCGCTGCAGCAGCGGCTCGGCGTGACCACGATCATGGTGACGCATGACCAGGAGGAGGCGCTCGCGATGGCCGACCGCATCGTCGTGATGCGGGACGGTGAAGTCGAGCAGGTCGGCACGCCAGAAGAGATCTACCGGCGCCCCGCCACGCCCTTCGTCGCCGATTTCGTCGGGCACATGACCTTCATGGATGCGATCGTGACCGGGCCGGGCCGGGTCCGTGTCGATGAGCTCGACCTGCTCGTCGCCAATGCGGCCCCCTTCGCCGTGGGAACGCCGGTGCGCCTGGCGATGCGGCCGGAAGAGGTTCGCACCCGCAGCATCGGCGAGGATACGCCCAACCGCTTCGAAGCGCGGATCGGGGACCTGTCCTTCCTCGGTTCCTATTGCCGGGCGCATCTGGAGCCGACCAGCTCCCGTTCGACCCGGATCGCGGCCGATTTCTCGGCCAATGCGATGCGCGATCTCGGCATCACGACGGGACAGGTCCGCGCCGTCGCCTTTCCGCCCGAGGCCTTGCATGTCTTTGCGGGAGGCGCACGATGA
- a CDS encoding putative 2-aminoethylphosphonate ABC transporter permease subunit, which translates to MSDLAPRLTMVDASVKISPVRISERHVAAVLIVALCAVLVLIIALPLWALLSKSLEDTHGRFVGLANFVSYATTPTLFFSLLNSLAVASATTVIVVPLAFLYAYALRRSCIPGKGVFYAAAMIPVFAPSLLSGLALIYVFGNQGLLKSWMMGASLYGPVGIVAAEALYSFPHAMLILVTALALSDGRLREAAEAMGTSRWRIFRTITLPGARYGVISAVFVVFTLVITDFGIPKVIGGQFNVLATDAYKQVVGQQNFPMGAVVGIILLVPAVLAFFVDRVVQRRQGAMLSARAVPYVPRRDPRRDLALLGFVAVIAFAIVSPYAIAFWGSFVKYWPYNLSLTLSNYDFAAVEPDGWKTYGNSLLLASLTAVIGTTLIFTGAYLIEKVKLYPRLRAFAQFLAMLPMAVPGLVLGLGYVFFFNAGWNPLGFLYGTLTILVINTIAHFYTVGHITALTSLKQLDSEFESVSASLKVPFWSTFRRVTAPICMPAILDIAVYVFVNALTTVSAVIFLYGADTKLASIAIVHMDEAGAMASAAGMASIIMFTAIAVKLAHAGLDRLVFGRLQHWRQR; encoded by the coding sequence ATGAGCGACCTCGCACCGCGGCTGACGATGGTCGATGCATCCGTGAAGATATCGCCAGTACGGATCAGCGAGCGCCATGTCGCCGCGGTCCTGATCGTCGCGCTCTGCGCGGTTTTGGTCCTGATCATCGCCCTTCCCCTCTGGGCGCTCCTTTCCAAGAGTCTCGAGGACACGCACGGGCGCTTCGTCGGCCTGGCGAATTTCGTCAGCTATGCGACGACGCCGACACTGTTCTTCTCGCTGCTCAACAGCCTCGCGGTCGCCAGTGCGACCACGGTGATCGTGGTGCCGCTCGCTTTTCTCTACGCCTATGCGCTGCGCCGCAGCTGCATTCCGGGCAAGGGCGTCTTCTATGCGGCGGCGATGATCCCGGTCTTCGCGCCGTCCCTGCTGTCGGGCCTCGCGCTGATCTATGTCTTCGGCAACCAGGGGCTGCTCAAGTCCTGGATGATGGGCGCCTCGCTCTACGGCCCGGTCGGCATCGTCGCGGCCGAAGCGCTCTACAGCTTTCCGCACGCCATGCTGATCCTCGTCACGGCGCTCGCCCTTTCGGACGGACGGCTGCGCGAGGCGGCGGAGGCGATGGGCACCTCGCGCTGGCGCATTTTCCGGACGATCACCCTTCCCGGCGCGCGCTATGGCGTGATCAGCGCCGTCTTCGTCGTCTTCACGCTGGTCATCACCGATTTCGGCATTCCCAAGGTGATCGGCGGACAGTTCAACGTGCTGGCGACCGATGCCTACAAGCAGGTCGTCGGCCAGCAGAATTTCCCGATGGGCGCCGTGGTCGGCATCATCCTGCTGGTGCCGGCGGTGCTTGCCTTCTTCGTGGACCGCGTGGTGCAACGGCGCCAGGGCGCCATGCTCTCGGCCCGCGCCGTCCCCTATGTGCCGCGGCGTGACCCGCGCCGCGATCTCGCCCTGCTCGGCTTCGTCGCTGTGATCGCCTTCGCGATCGTCAGCCCCTACGCGATCGCCTTCTGGGGCTCCTTCGTCAAATACTGGCCCTATAACCTGTCGCTGACGCTGAGCAATTACGACTTCGCCGCCGTCGAGCCCGATGGCTGGAAGACCTATGGCAACTCGTTGCTGCTCGCGTCCCTGACGGCGGTGATCGGCACGACGCTGATCTTCACCGGCGCCTATCTGATCGAGAAGGTGAAGCTCTACCCGCGGCTGCGCGCCTTCGCCCAGTTCCTGGCGATGCTGCCCATGGCCGTGCCCGGCCTGGTGCTCGGCCTCGGCTATGTCTTCTTCTTCAATGCGGGCTGGAATCCGCTCGGCTTCCTCTACGGGACGCTGACGATCCTCGTGATCAACACCATCGCCCATTTCTACACGGTCGGGCACATCACGGCGCTGACGAGCCTGAAGCAGCTAGACAGCGAGTTCGAGTCGGTTTCAGCCTCGCTCAAAGTGCCGTTCTGGTCGACATTCCGCCGGGTGACCGCGCCGATCTGCATGCCCGCGATCCTCGACATCGCGGTCTATGTCTTCGTCAACGCACTGACCACGGTCTCGGCCGTGATCTTCCTCTATGGCGCCGACACCAAGCTCGCCTCCATTGCGATCGTCCATATGGATGAGGCGGGCGCCATGGCGTCAGCGGCCGGCATGGCGAGCATCATCATGTTCACGGCCATTGCCGTGAAACTCGCCCATGCCGGCCTCGACCGCCTGGTCTTCGGCCGCCTGCAGCACTGGCGGCAACGCTAG